The genomic stretch CAGGCACGCGCGCTCGTCCGGCGCCTCGCGCCGCAGCTCGCCGGCACGCTCGTCGAGGGGCTGCTCGCCGAGACCCCGCGCAACGAGACGACGATCCGCGAGCAGCGCGCGCGGGTCGAAGCGCTCAAGGCGGCGCTCGGGAAGGTCGAAGGCGGCGAGGCGGCGCACCTGCTCTCCCTCGCCGACTACCTCGTTCCCAAGAGCGTCTGGCTCGTGGGCGGCGACGGCTGGGCGTACGACATCGGCTTCGGCGGGCTCGACCACGTGCTCGCGCAGCAGCTCGACGTGAACGTGCTCGTCCTCGACACCGAGGTCTACTCGAACACCGGCGGCCAGGCGTCGAAGGCGACGCCGCTTGGCGCCTCGGCGAAGTTCGCGGTCCTCGGGAAGGAGACGGCGGCCAAGGACCTCGGGATGCTCGCGATGAGCTACGGGAACGTCTACGTCGCGCGCGTGGCCATCGGGGCCCGCGACGTGCAGACGGTCAAGGCGTTCCAGGAGGCGGAGAGCTGGCACGGGCCGTCGCTGATCCTCGCGTATTCGTCGTGCATCGCGCACGGGTACGACATGGCGGCGTCGCCGCAGCAGCAGAAGCTCGCGGTCGACTCCGGATTCTGGCCGCTTTACCGCTACGACCCGCGGCGGGTCGCCGGGGGAGAGCCTCCGCTGCAGCTCGACTCCCCCGCTCCGAAGATCCCGCTCAAGGAGTTCATGCGCAACGAGACGCGGTTCCGCGTCGTCGAGAAGACCGACCCCGAGCGGTTCAAGCGCGCCCTCGTCGACGCGCAGCGGTCGGTGTCGCAACGCTTCGCGGTCTACCAGCAGCTGGCCGGGGTGACGATCCCCAACGTGCCGTCGGAGGAGTAGGGAGCCATGGACCTTTCCACCCGTTATCTCGGCTTCGACCTCCCCCACCCGTTCATGCCCGGGGCCTCGCCCCTGGTGGACGACCTCGACACGGTGAAGCGGCTCGAGGACGCCGGGGCCGCGGCGATCGTGCTGCACTCGCTGTTCGAGGAGCAGATCACCCGCGAGCAGGTCTCGACGTTCCTCGGGACCGAGGCCCACGCGGAGTCGTTTCCCGAGGCGCTCAGCTACATGCCCGACCCGGAGTCGTTCCGGTTCGGCCCGGAGGCCTACCTCGAGCTCGTCCGCCGCGTGAAGGACGCGGTGCGCGTGCCGGTGATCGCCTCGCTCAACGGAACGACGATCGGCGGGTGGCTGCGCCACGCCGAGCTCCTGCAGCAGGCGGGGGCGGACGCCCTCGAGCTCAACGTGTACCAGCTCGCGACCGACCCTCACGAGTCGGCGACGCACGTGGAGGAGACCAGCTTCGACATGGTGCGGGCGGTGAAGGCGAAGCTCGGGATCCCGATCGCGATCAAGCTCTCCCCGTTCTACACCTCGCTCGCGCACTTCGCGGCGGGGCTCGAGACGGCGGGGGCCGACGGGCTCGTGTTGTTCAACCGTTTCTACCAGCCCGACATCGACGTCGAGAACCTGACCACGACGCCGGCGCTGCGCCTGTCCGACCGGTCGGAGCTGCTGCTGCGCCTGCGATGGCTGGCGATCCTCTCGTCCCAGCGCCGGTGCGACTTCGCCGTCTCGGGGGGCGTGCAGAACGCGGTGGACGCGATCAAGTCGGTCATGGCCGGCGCGCGCGCGGTGCAGGTCGTCTCCGCGCTGCTGCGCAACGGTCCCGAGTACATCCACCTGCTGCGCAACGACATGGCCTCTTGGCTCGAGCAGCACGAATACGACTCGCTCAAGCAGGCGCAGGGCTCGATGAACCTCGCGGGCTGCCCGGACCCCAAGGCCTACGAGCGCGCGAACTACATGCTGGTGCTGCAGAGTTGGAGGGAGTAGGAAAGAACGGGAACAGTCCCTATTGATCGGAATCGTTTAATAGGGGCTGTCCCCGTTTTTCGCTACCCCGTGAACTTGTACCCCATCCGGTGCAGGGTCACGATCCACTTCGGGTCGTCGGGGCTGTCCTCGACCTTCTTGCGCAGCTTCGCCACGTGCATGTCCACGGTGCGCGTGAGCGGGGTGCTCTCGTACCCCCAGACCGCGTCGAGCAGCTGGTCGCGCGTGACGCATTCGCCGCGGTGCTCGATGAAGTACTGCAGCAACCGGAACTCGCGCGCCGACAGCTCGACGGGCTCGGGGCCCTTGTGGACCTCGGCCTTCTTGAAGTCGACGACGACGTCCCCGAAGCGGTAACCCTCGAGGGTCGCGGTTTTACCCGAAGCGCGACGGAGCACCGCCTCCACGCGGGCCGCCAGCTCCATGAACCCGAAGGGCTTCGTGACGTAGTCGTCGGCGCCGAGCTTGAGGCCGAGGACCTTGTCGATCTCCTGACCGCGCGCGGTGAGCATGACGATCGGCACGGGATTCCCGGCCGCGCGCAGCTGCTTGCAGACGTCGAGGCCGCTCATCTTCGGGAGCATCACGTCGAGGATCACGACGTCGGGGGCGCCCTCGGTCGCGAGCTTCAGCCCCTCCGCGCCGTCCTTTCCGTGCACCACGGTGTGCCCCTCGAACGCGAAGCCGTCCTTGAGGGCCGCGGCCATCGCCTCGTCGTCCTCGACGATCAGCACCTTCGCCATGTCGCCTACTCCTTTCTCGTCCGCTCGGGCTCGAGGGGAAGCCGGATCGTGAACGTGCTTCCGCCGCCGGGCTCGCTGTCCACGTGCACGCTGCCGCCGTGGGCCTCGACGACGTGCCGGGTGATCGAAAGGCCGAGGCCGCTCCCCTTCACGTCGTGCACGAGGCCGGTGCCGACGCGGTGGAAACGGTCGAAGACGTGCCGCTGCTCTTCGCGCGGGATGCCGATCCCGTGGTCCTGGACCTCGATCCACGCGTCGTCGAACCGGCGGCGAAGGCGGACCTCGATCGTGCGCGCGTCGCCGGAGTACTTCACGGCGTTGTCGAGAAGATTGTGCACCGCCTGGCCGATCGCGTCGCCGTCGAGCTGCATCTCGGGGAGCTCCCGCTCGGGACCCTCGTAGCGGACCTCGAACCCCTCGCCGCGCAGGCGGACGCGGAACGTCTCGACGACCGCCTCGACGAGCTCCTCGAGCCGGCCCGGCGAGAAGCGGTAGGTCTTCCTTCCCGATTCGATGCGCGAGAAATCGAGGATGTTGTCGATGAGCCGCGACAGCCGGCGGCTCTCCGTCTCGATGTACGTGCCGTATTCGCGGATCTTCGCCTCGTCGGTCACGCGGCCGCTCTTGAGAAGCTCCGCGAAGACGCGGATCGAGGCGACGGGCGTCCGCAGCTCGTGGGAGACGTTCGAGACGAAGTCGGACTTCATCTCGGACAGGCGCACGGCCCGCCCGGCCGCCCCCAGCGCGAGGAACAGCCCCGCGGTCATCGCCCCGGCGAGGATCAGGCTCAGCGCGACGTTGATCAGGAAGCCCGTCCGCGCCATCTGCGCGGAGGTCGCGCGGCGGGCGTGCACGCCGACGGTCCAGTCCTGGAAGACCATCGAGAACTTCGACGTCGCGACGTCCTTCGCGTCGTCGTCGGCCCCGTGACGGAACAGGATCGCGCCGCGATCGTCGCGCACGGTGACCACGAGATCCTTCGGCCCGATGCCGGGGAAATACTCGGGGGCGTACTTTCGCGCGGCCTTGGGGAGGAACACCTTCACGAACCAGGTCGGGTCGACGACGAGTCCCGCGACGCCGACCACGCGCAGCCGCTCGTCGAGGATCGGTCGGAAGATCAGCCGCACCTCGGGGTTGCGCTCGTCGACCGTCATCCCCGCGTTCGTGACGGGAGTCCCGTTGGCGCTCACCATCATCCACGGCGTCACCGCGAGGATCATCGCGAGCGATTCGTCCGAGGCGGGCGGAGTCTCGAGCGCCCCCGACTCCGGCGCGAAGACGAGGAAGTTCCCCGTGCGCACGCGCGTGAAGTCGGCGAGGAACATCCGCCGGGCCCCTTCGACCCGGCGCTCGCTCCAGAAGGTCGCGACCTGCTCGAGCCCCTGGTCGGTGAACATCCGGGACGGCAGGTCGAGCGCGCGTTCCGCGGCGTCCTTCCAGTAACGCTCCGACGACTCGGCGACCGCGTCGAGGTAGTTGCCGAGGGCGGCCTCGTGGGCGAGCGCGGACATCCGCTCGAGGCGCGAGAGCCAGAAGAACTGCACGACCAGCAGGGCGACGAGGGGGACGAACACCGCCGCGAGGGCGATCCCGAGCTTCCGGCGGGAGGTGCCCGTTCCCTTCGCGGTCTCTTCCACGCGGCAAGGATATCGTCGGGGGCTCGGGCGACGCGATGCGCTTTACGCCTCCATTACAACCGAGACGAGTTTTTACCCCCGAGCCGGCGACGTTTACGGCCCTTCCGCGTAATCCTCCTCACGAAAGGGAGGACGCCCGATGCGCCGCCGCTTCATGATCAAGTTGGTTCTCGCGCTCGTCAGTTTCGTGCCGGACGTCGTCTCGTTCGTCGTCGACCACGTTC from Candidatus Polarisedimenticolaceae bacterium encodes the following:
- a CDS encoding HAMP domain-containing sensor histidine kinase — encoded protein: MEETAKGTGTSRRKLGIALAAVFVPLVALLVVQFFWLSRLERMSALAHEAALGNYLDAVAESSERYWKDAAERALDLPSRMFTDQGLEQVATFWSERRVEGARRMFLADFTRVRTGNFLVFAPESGALETPPASDESLAMILAVTPWMMVSANGTPVTNAGMTVDERNPEVRLIFRPILDERLRVVGVAGLVVDPTWFVKVFLPKAARKYAPEYFPGIGPKDLVVTVRDDRGAILFRHGADDDAKDVATSKFSMVFQDWTVGVHARRATSAQMARTGFLINVALSLILAGAMTAGLFLALGAAGRAVRLSEMKSDFVSNVSHELRTPVASIRVFAELLKSGRVTDEAKIREYGTYIETESRRLSRLIDNILDFSRIESGRKTYRFSPGRLEELVEAVVETFRVRLRGEGFEVRYEGPERELPEMQLDGDAIGQAVHNLLDNAVKYSGDARTIEVRLRRRFDDAWIEVQDHGIGIPREEQRHVFDRFHRVGTGLVHDVKGSGLGLSITRHVVEAHGGSVHVDSEPGGGSTFTIRLPLEPERTRKE
- a CDS encoding response regulator transcription factor, coding for MAKVLIVEDDEAMAAALKDGFAFEGHTVVHGKDGAEGLKLATEGAPDVVILDVMLPKMSGLDVCKQLRAAGNPVPIVMLTARGQEIDKVLGLKLGADDYVTKPFGFMELAARVEAVLRRASGKTATLEGYRFGDVVVDFKKAEVHKGPEPVELSAREFRLLQYFIEHRGECVTRDQLLDAVWGYESTPLTRTVDMHVAKLRKKVEDSPDDPKWIVTLHRMGYKFTG
- a CDS encoding dihydroorotate dehydrogenase-like protein, with translation MDLSTRYLGFDLPHPFMPGASPLVDDLDTVKRLEDAGAAAIVLHSLFEEQITREQVSTFLGTEAHAESFPEALSYMPDPESFRFGPEAYLELVRRVKDAVRVPVIASLNGTTIGGWLRHAELLQQAGADALELNVYQLATDPHESATHVEETSFDMVRAVKAKLGIPIAIKLSPFYTSLAHFAAGLETAGADGLVLFNRFYQPDIDVENLTTTPALRLSDRSELLLRLRWLAILSSQRRCDFAVSGGVQNAVDAIKSVMAGARAVQVVSALLRNGPEYIHLLRNDMASWLEQHEYDSLKQAQGSMNLAGCPDPKAYERANYMLVLQSWRE